The following proteins come from a genomic window of Sporosarcina sp. 6E9:
- the rpsF gene encoding 30S ribosomal protein S6, whose translation MRKYEIMYIVQPTIEEDAKKALIERFDEVLTSNGAEIIESKEWGKRRLAYEINDFREGYYQLVTLNAEENALEEFKRLANINENIIRHMAIRLDA comes from the coding sequence ATGAGAAAATACGAAATTATGTACATTGTGCAACCAACAATTGAAGAAGATGCAAAAAAAGCGCTAATCGAACGTTTCGATGAGGTTCTTACATCAAACGGTGCAGAAATCATCGAGTCGAAAGAGTGGGGTAAACGTCGTCTCGCTTACGAGATCAACGACTTCCGTGAAGGTTATTACCAACTTGTAACGCTTAACGCTGAAGAAAATGCACTTGAAGAATTTAAACGTCTTGCGAATATCAACGAAAACATTATTCGCCATATGGCTATTCGCCTTGATGCTTAA
- a CDS encoding mechanosensitive ion channel family protein → MESIGETTKKVEKILFNQETWIELGLLAIKIATIVLAAMIVVAIGKMIIRRMFTLKIKSRLRPSERREKTLLKLLENTLAYVVYFSAILAILSEFMNVSGLLASAGVLGLAVGFGAQSLVKDIISGFFIIFEDQFSVGDYVEIGTTVGTVEEIGLRTTKVSAYGGEIHILPNGEITQVINYSINNSLAIIDVRIGYEVDINRAETLLEEFLTTLPIGYGGLIDSPTLIGVQDLAVSEIVFRVTAETEPVMQWAFARKFRKDLKVFLDKHGIEIPYPKIMTYQRKEGISQDEQ, encoded by the coding sequence GTGGAAAGTATAGGAGAGACAACTAAGAAAGTCGAAAAGATTTTATTCAATCAGGAAACTTGGATTGAATTAGGGCTCTTAGCTATTAAAATTGCAACAATTGTGTTGGCCGCGATGATTGTCGTTGCGATTGGAAAAATGATCATTCGGCGAATGTTTACACTGAAAATTAAATCTAGATTAAGACCGTCTGAGCGGCGGGAAAAAACGCTGTTAAAGTTATTGGAAAACACGCTTGCCTATGTTGTTTATTTCTCGGCAATTCTTGCGATTTTGTCGGAGTTTATGAATGTTAGCGGATTGTTAGCAAGTGCAGGGGTCCTTGGGTTGGCTGTGGGATTTGGTGCTCAGAGCTTGGTGAAGGATATCATTTCAGGATTTTTCATTATTTTTGAAGACCAGTTTTCAGTCGGGGATTATGTAGAAATCGGGACGACCGTTGGAACAGTCGAAGAAATCGGGCTGCGCACAACAAAAGTCAGTGCCTATGGTGGTGAAATCCATATTCTTCCGAATGGTGAAATCACCCAGGTTATCAATTATTCGATTAATAACTCGCTCGCAATCATTGATGTGCGAATTGGTTATGAAGTAGATATTAACCGAGCTGAAACGTTATTAGAAGAATTTTTGACTACCTTGCCGATAGGCTATGGAGGATTAATCGATAGTCCGACTTTGATCGGAGTTCAAGATCTGGCCGTGTCGGAAATTGTTTTTAGGGTTACGGCTGAGACCGAACCTGTTATGCAATGGGCTTTTGCTCGTAAGTTCAGAAAGGATTTAAAGGTCTTTTTAGATAAGCATGGCATCGAAATTCCATATCCTAAAATTATGACTTATCAAAGGAAAGAGGGGATCAGTCAAGATGAACAATAA
- a CDS encoding DUF3267 domain-containing protein — protein MNELPAPDEIVDVDLSTIAKKGIYLTTIPLAILLLIHFIIEAGLYFKVTGYTLLLFSVGYILLVVLHEFFHLFGFRVFANVPWKKMKVGIDIKAGIAYATTDQLMTNRAIRKALLLPFWLTGILPALIGLYIGSGVLVILSALLIGGAVGDFAMYNQLKRLPDDWLIKDDPQLPRLYVYSPDRIKKNTLRSGS, from the coding sequence ATGAATGAACTTCCGGCACCAGATGAAATCGTAGATGTCGATTTAAGCACGATTGCCAAGAAAGGAATTTACCTTACAACTATCCCATTAGCCATTTTACTGCTTATTCATTTTATAATTGAAGCGGGACTTTATTTCAAAGTTACTGGCTATACCTTGCTACTGTTTTCTGTCGGTTATATCCTATTGGTCGTTTTGCATGAATTTTTTCATTTATTCGGGTTCCGCGTATTCGCAAATGTTCCGTGGAAGAAAATGAAAGTGGGTATTGACATAAAAGCAGGCATTGCCTATGCCACAACAGATCAGCTTATGACGAACCGTGCGATACGCAAAGCTCTCCTACTGCCATTCTGGTTAACAGGTATCCTGCCAGCCCTCATTGGCCTTTATATCGGCAGTGGTGTGCTTGTAATATTATCCGCGCTCTTAATTGGCGGAGCTGTCGGTGATTTCGCTATGTATAACCAACTAAAGAGGTTACCCGACGATTGGCTCATTAAAGACGATCCGCAATTGCCCCGTTTATATGTTTATTCTCCTGATAGAATTAAAAAGAACACTCTACGCAGCGGTAGCTGA
- a CDS encoding DUF951 domain-containing protein, producing the protein MNNKEFALNDIVEMKKQHPCGTNAWKIIRMGADIRIKCEGCGHSIMMPRNEFAKKMKKVIEKAV; encoded by the coding sequence ATGAACAATAAAGAATTTGCTTTAAATGATATTGTTGAAATGAAAAAACAACACCCTTGCGGAACGAATGCGTGGAAAATTATTCGCATGGGCGCTGATATTCGCATTAAATGTGAAGGTTGCGGACATAGTATTATGATGCCGCGAAATGAGTTTGCAAAGAAAATGAAAAAGGTCATTGAAAAAGCTGTCTGA
- the ychF gene encoding redox-regulated ATPase YchF: MSLTAGIVGLPNVGKSTLFNAITKAGAEAANYPFCTIDPNVGIVEVPDERLAKLTELVTPKKTVPTAFEFTDIAGIVEGASKGEGLGNKFLSHIREVDAICQVVRCFADENITHVSGKVNPINDIEVINLELILADMESVDKRLERVSKMAKQKDKEAMLEEPVLLKLKEAFEEERPARSVEFTDDEFSLIKGMHLLTIKPMLYVANVDEDEIANTEENEYVKAVRDFAKSDNAEVIVVCAKIEEEMAELDDEDKEMFLEELGIQESGLDQLIRATYNLLGYATYFTAGVQEVRAWTFRKGMKAPQCAAIIHTDFERGFIRAETVAYDDLVEAGSMTVAKENGKVRQEGKEYVVQDGDVILFRFNV; this comes from the coding sequence ATGTCATTAACAGCAGGAATTGTTGGTCTTCCGAACGTTGGAAAATCCACATTATTTAACGCAATTACAAAAGCCGGGGCAGAAGCCGCTAACTATCCGTTTTGTACGATTGACCCAAACGTCGGAATTGTTGAAGTACCGGATGAAAGACTCGCGAAACTAACGGAACTTGTAACACCTAAAAAGACCGTCCCAACGGCATTTGAATTTACAGATATCGCTGGAATTGTAGAAGGTGCGAGCAAGGGTGAAGGATTGGGGAATAAATTTTTATCACATATTCGTGAAGTGGATGCGATCTGTCAGGTTGTTCGTTGTTTTGCGGATGAAAACATTACTCATGTTTCAGGAAAAGTTAACCCGATTAATGACATCGAGGTGATTAATCTTGAACTAATCCTTGCCGACATGGAAAGTGTCGACAAAAGATTAGAGCGCGTGTCTAAGATGGCAAAGCAAAAAGATAAAGAAGCGATGTTAGAAGAGCCAGTACTGTTGAAGTTGAAAGAAGCATTTGAAGAAGAACGTCCAGCACGTTCAGTCGAATTTACTGACGATGAGTTTTCTCTTATAAAAGGCATGCATTTATTGACAATCAAGCCAATGTTATATGTAGCAAACGTTGATGAAGATGAAATTGCGAATACTGAAGAAAATGAATATGTAAAAGCAGTGCGTGATTTTGCGAAATCAGATAACGCAGAAGTGATTGTTGTTTGTGCAAAAATTGAAGAAGAAATGGCTGAGCTTGATGACGAGGATAAAGAAATGTTCCTCGAGGAACTTGGCATTCAAGAATCCGGTTTGGATCAATTAATCAGAGCGACCTATAATCTACTCGGCTACGCCACTTACTTTACAGCGGGCGTTCAAGAAGTTCGTGCATGGACATTCCGTAAAGGGATGAAGGCACCGCAATGTGCTGCAATTATTCATACGGACTTCGAAAGAGGATTCATACGCGCGGAAACAGTTGCTTATGATGACTTAGTCGAAGCGGGTTCGATGACTGTTGCAAAAGAAAATGGGAAAGTTCGACAAGAAGGAAAAGAATACGTTGTCCAGGACGGGGACGTAATCCTCTTCCGTTTTAACGTTTAA